A region from the Aphis gossypii isolate Hap1 chromosome 1, ASM2018417v2, whole genome shotgun sequence genome encodes:
- the LOC126549106 gene encoding uncharacterized protein LOC126549106 — translation MVDVFTWTFAWFRLWWICYRADDLVTRVHLTAKIMLENDINSFPENIRKMALDFLDQLLHRHVRITAWGFFDVNKELLFVVLGYQFGLCLICTQFTTSGLQLVNNFTIYQNSTTSMEKHS, via the exons ATGGTCGACGTGTTCACGTGGACGTTCGCGTGGTTCCGGCTCTGGTGGATATGCTACCGGGCCGACGATCTCGTGACAAGG gtacacTTAACAGCAAAAATAATGCTTGAAAATGATATAAACTCATTCCcagaaaatataagaaaaatg GCTCTAGATTTTTTAGATCAATTGCTTCATCGTCACGTGAGGATTACGGCATGGGGGTTCTTTGATGTAAATAAGGAATTACTGTTCGTG GTGTTGGGATATCAATTTGGTTTGTGTTTGATATGTACTCAATTTACGACTTCGGGATTACaactagttaataattttacaatttatcaaaattccaCAACTTCTATGGAAAAACATTCATAA
- the LOC114127174 gene encoding E3 ubiquitin-protein ligase UHRF1-like isoform X2: MVRAAATKIDSPKKSKDTISSKKDVPTPSCSSTTSSISNEDDSEESKYFKVGDYVDVKDYTYGSWFISKLIKIKKDSCVVNKPNDPKSPVENDGLIYVAEILGCPEEPPIEVQLQEIRPHAFDILPFENLKVNDRVLMNYNVDYPQERGYWYDVLVKEKKTNRRGRNVIGDVSVGIDNVVLKNCQLMFLDDIYRIKPYQLLSERTPEDDKIMQTEPVVMRAAALYCIKCKDNSDKSCKECGCRICGGKEDEDKQLMCDECNHPYHMECLTPPLKEMPRDDWYCPSCKNDENEIVKAGEKLKASKKKTPESMSTSKRDWGKGMACVGRTKKCNIVPSNHFGPIPGVEVGTTWLFRVQVSEAGIHRPPVGGIHGRDNQGAFSIVLSGGYEDDVDNGDEFLYTGSGGRDLSGNKRTALQSCDQELTRYNRALALNCNAKIDSEKGATAVDWKKGKPVRVVRNYKLCKHSKYAPELGNRYDGIYKVIKYYPETGISGFTVWRFVLKRDDPTPAPWTTQGKKRIAKLGLKIIYPENYIPTVANQDIKSKLPGSKKKRTLQDADIEDNEQCLEEEVTDCSKKKSKILYKLEKEAEKLITADIANQKYWKDCKEFLEKGKKAFLDRVEEVFSCICCQEIVFEPITTECSHNICKGCLRRSFNANVFQCPSCRAELGKSYSMNVNMKLAKTLLFLFPGYNLDR, encoded by the exons ATGGTTAGGGCAGCTGCTACTAAAATAGACTctccaaaaaaatcaaaagacACAATAAGTTCAAAAAAAGATGTGCCTACTCCTAGCTGTTCTTCTACCACTAGCTCAATATCAAAtgaa gaTGATTCTGaggaaagtaaatattttaaagttggtGATTATGTTGATGTAAAAGATTATACGTATGGATCATggtttattagtaaattaatcaAGATAAAAAAAGATAGCTGTGTAGTAAATAAACCAAATGATCCTAAAAGTCCAGTGGAAAATGATGGGCTAATTTATGTTGCAGAGATCTTagg atgtcCCGAAGAACCTCCCATCGAAGTTCAATTGCAAGAAATACGGCCTCATGCTTTTGATATTTTgccttttgaaaatttaaaagtaaatgatAGAGTTCTCATGAATTATAATGTTGATTATCCTCAAGAACGCGGTTATTGGTATGATGTTctggtaaaagaaaaaaaaactaatagaaGAGGCCGTAATGTTATTGGAGATGTATCTGTTGGGATAGATAATGtagtgttaaaaaattgtcaattgaTGTTTCTCGATGATATCTATAGAATAAAACCCTATCAATTACTTTCGGAGCGGACACCAGAAgatgataaaattatgcaaACTGAACCTGTTGTTATGa GAGCGGCTgctttgtattgtattaagtgCAAAGACAACTCAGACAAATCATGTAAGGAATGTGGGTGTCGCATTTGTGGTGGTAAAGAAGATGAAGATAAACAGTTAATGTGTGATGAATGTAATCATCCTTACCATATGGAATGCCTTACGCCACCCTTAAAAGAGATGCCACGTGATGATTG GTATTGTCCGTCATGTAAAAATGATGAGAATGAAATTGTCAAAGCtggtgaaaaattaaaagcttCAAAGAAAAAGACACCAGAATCTATGTCAACATCTAAAAGAGACTGGGGTAAGGGTATGGCATGTGTTGGGAGAACCAAAAAGTGTAATATTGTGCCATCAAACCATTTTGGCCCCATTCCTGGTGTTGAGGTTGGGACTACATGGTTATTTCGTGTACAa gtATCTGAAGCTGGCATTCACCGTCCTCCTGTTGGAGGAATACACGGTAGAGACAATCAAGGTGCGTTTAGCATTGTGTTGAGTGGAGGTTATGAGGATGATGTTGACAATGGCGATGAGTTCTTGTATACTGGTTCTGGTGGACGTGATTTATCAGGAAACAAACGTACTGCTCTGCAGAGTTGTGACCAAGAATTGACacgttataatag agctTTAGCACTCAATTGCAATGCAAAAATAGATAGTGAAAAAGGAGCAACAGCTGTGGATTGGAAGAAAGGAAAACCAGTTAGAGTCGTtcgaaattataaactttgtaAGCATTCAAAATATGCACCAGAGTTGGGAAATCG gtatgatggtatttataaagtaataaagtattatccTGAAACTGGAATATCAGGATTCACTGTATGGCGTTTTGTTCTAAAGCGTGATGATCCCACGCCAGCTCCTTGGACAACACAAGGCAAAAAGCGTATAGCGAAATTAGGTCTTAAAATCATT TATcctgaaaattatataccaaCTGTTGCTAACCAAgacataaaatcaaaattacctggatctaaaaaaaaaagaacactaCAGGACGCTGACATTGAGGATAATGAGCAGTGTTTGGAAGAAGAAGTCACTGAttgctctaaaaaaaaatcaaaaattctgTATAAACTTGAAAAAGAAGCAGAAAAACTTATTACAGCTGACATTGCCAACCAAAAATATTGGAAAGACTGTAaagaatttttagaaaaaggcAAAAAA GCATTTTTAGATAGAGTTGAAGAAGTGTTTTCTTGTATATGTTGTCAAGAAATTGTCTTCGAACCAATTACAACTGAATGttctcataatatttgtaaa GGATGTCTTAGAAGATCATTCAATGCTAATGTGTTTCAATGTCCGTCGTGTAGAGCAGAATTAGGAAAGAGTTATTCCATGAATGTGAATATGAAATTAGCTAAAACTCTGTTGTTTTTGTTTCCAGGATATAATTTAGATCGTTAA
- the LOC114127174 gene encoding E3 ubiquitin-protein ligase UHRF1-like isoform X1, with amino-acid sequence MYVQVRMMDTGVSVTIPTSRTTVLKEFKKLVEEKFNIKPENQRLFFAGKQLEDQYRLFDYGVNVNDVIQLMVRAAATKIDSPKKSKDTISSKKDVPTPSCSSTTSSISNEDDSEESKYFKVGDYVDVKDYTYGSWFISKLIKIKKDSCVVNKPNDPKSPVENDGLIYVAEILGCPEEPPIEVQLQEIRPHAFDILPFENLKVNDRVLMNYNVDYPQERGYWYDVLVKEKKTNRRGRNVIGDVSVGIDNVVLKNCQLMFLDDIYRIKPYQLLSERTPEDDKIMQTEPVVMRAAALYCIKCKDNSDKSCKECGCRICGGKEDEDKQLMCDECNHPYHMECLTPPLKEMPRDDWYCPSCKNDENEIVKAGEKLKASKKKTPESMSTSKRDWGKGMACVGRTKKCNIVPSNHFGPIPGVEVGTTWLFRVQVSEAGIHRPPVGGIHGRDNQGAFSIVLSGGYEDDVDNGDEFLYTGSGGRDLSGNKRTALQSCDQELTRYNRALALNCNAKIDSEKGATAVDWKKGKPVRVVRNYKLCKHSKYAPELGNRYDGIYKVIKYYPETGISGFTVWRFVLKRDDPTPAPWTTQGKKRIAKLGLKIIYPENYIPTVANQDIKSKLPGSKKKRTLQDADIEDNEQCLEEEVTDCSKKKSKILYKLEKEAEKLITADIANQKYWKDCKEFLEKGKKAFLDRVEEVFSCICCQEIVFEPITTECSHNICKGCLRRSFNANVFQCPSCRAELGKSYSMNVNMKLAKTLLFLFPGYNLDR; translated from the exons ATGTATGTGCAAGTAAGAATGATGGACACTGGCGTGTCGGTCACAATACCCACGTCCAGGACAACAGTGctcaaagaatttaaaaaacttgttGAGGAAAAATTCAACATTAAGCCAGAAAATCAAAGATTGTTTTTTGCTGGCAAACAA CTGGAAGACCAATATAGGCTATTTGATTATGGCGTTAATGTAAATGATGTTATTCAATTAATGGTTAGGGCAGCTGCTACTAAAATAGACTctccaaaaaaatcaaaagacACAATAAGTTCAAAAAAAGATGTGCCTACTCCTAGCTGTTCTTCTACCACTAGCTCAATATCAAAtgaa gaTGATTCTGaggaaagtaaatattttaaagttggtGATTATGTTGATGTAAAAGATTATACGTATGGATCATggtttattagtaaattaatcaAGATAAAAAAAGATAGCTGTGTAGTAAATAAACCAAATGATCCTAAAAGTCCAGTGGAAAATGATGGGCTAATTTATGTTGCAGAGATCTTagg atgtcCCGAAGAACCTCCCATCGAAGTTCAATTGCAAGAAATACGGCCTCATGCTTTTGATATTTTgccttttgaaaatttaaaagtaaatgatAGAGTTCTCATGAATTATAATGTTGATTATCCTCAAGAACGCGGTTATTGGTATGATGTTctggtaaaagaaaaaaaaactaatagaaGAGGCCGTAATGTTATTGGAGATGTATCTGTTGGGATAGATAATGtagtgttaaaaaattgtcaattgaTGTTTCTCGATGATATCTATAGAATAAAACCCTATCAATTACTTTCGGAGCGGACACCAGAAgatgataaaattatgcaaACTGAACCTGTTGTTATGa GAGCGGCTgctttgtattgtattaagtgCAAAGACAACTCAGACAAATCATGTAAGGAATGTGGGTGTCGCATTTGTGGTGGTAAAGAAGATGAAGATAAACAGTTAATGTGTGATGAATGTAATCATCCTTACCATATGGAATGCCTTACGCCACCCTTAAAAGAGATGCCACGTGATGATTG GTATTGTCCGTCATGTAAAAATGATGAGAATGAAATTGTCAAAGCtggtgaaaaattaaaagcttCAAAGAAAAAGACACCAGAATCTATGTCAACATCTAAAAGAGACTGGGGTAAGGGTATGGCATGTGTTGGGAGAACCAAAAAGTGTAATATTGTGCCATCAAACCATTTTGGCCCCATTCCTGGTGTTGAGGTTGGGACTACATGGTTATTTCGTGTACAa gtATCTGAAGCTGGCATTCACCGTCCTCCTGTTGGAGGAATACACGGTAGAGACAATCAAGGTGCGTTTAGCATTGTGTTGAGTGGAGGTTATGAGGATGATGTTGACAATGGCGATGAGTTCTTGTATACTGGTTCTGGTGGACGTGATTTATCAGGAAACAAACGTACTGCTCTGCAGAGTTGTGACCAAGAATTGACacgttataatag agctTTAGCACTCAATTGCAATGCAAAAATAGATAGTGAAAAAGGAGCAACAGCTGTGGATTGGAAGAAAGGAAAACCAGTTAGAGTCGTtcgaaattataaactttgtaAGCATTCAAAATATGCACCAGAGTTGGGAAATCG gtatgatggtatttataaagtaataaagtattatccTGAAACTGGAATATCAGGATTCACTGTATGGCGTTTTGTTCTAAAGCGTGATGATCCCACGCCAGCTCCTTGGACAACACAAGGCAAAAAGCGTATAGCGAAATTAGGTCTTAAAATCATT TATcctgaaaattatataccaaCTGTTGCTAACCAAgacataaaatcaaaattacctggatctaaaaaaaaaagaacactaCAGGACGCTGACATTGAGGATAATGAGCAGTGTTTGGAAGAAGAAGTCACTGAttgctctaaaaaaaaatcaaaaattctgTATAAACTTGAAAAAGAAGCAGAAAAACTTATTACAGCTGACATTGCCAACCAAAAATATTGGAAAGACTGTAaagaatttttagaaaaaggcAAAAAA GCATTTTTAGATAGAGTTGAAGAAGTGTTTTCTTGTATATGTTGTCAAGAAATTGTCTTCGAACCAATTACAACTGAATGttctcataatatttgtaaa GGATGTCTTAGAAGATCATTCAATGCTAATGTGTTTCAATGTCCGTCGTGTAGAGCAGAATTAGGAAAGAGTTATTCCATGAATGTGAATATGAAATTAGCTAAAACTCTGTTGTTTTTGTTTCCAGGATATAATTTAGATCGTTAA
- the LOC114127188 gene encoding tumor suppressor candidate 3, with product MYLKTILCAFIVLNSLVESAREERPKSLDQKVQQLNDLYQKKFLVKFNGPKFKEFVKSPPRNYSVIMMFTAMASHRQCSICGHASDEFIIVANSYRYSHRLTESPLYFGIVDFDEGSDIFQLLRINTAPVFMHFPAKGKPKPLDTMDIQRVGFASEMIAKWIQERTDVQIRIFRPPNYSSTLALSVLFAICSSFLYVRRNNMEMFFNKNLWGVFSVLFCLNMISGQMWNHIRGPPLMHRNQQGIITYIHNSSQGQFIVETYIIIILNTILVFGAVIMIDSYTKKTDSKTRKIMTVGGLALVVFLFSVILSIFKSKAHGYPYSFLIK from the exons atgtatttaaaaaccattctTTGtgcttttattgttttaaattctttgGTCGAAAGCGCCAGGGAAGAGCGTCCTAAG AGCCTTGATCAAAAAGTACAGCAGCTAAATGACTTATACCAAAAGAaatttttggttaaatttAATGGTCCTAAGTTTAAGGAATTTGTTAAATCACCACCAAGAAACTATTCAGTTATAATGATGTTCACAGCAATGGCATCTCATAGACAATGTTCAATATGCGG gcaTGCCAgtgatgaatttataattgtagctAATTCATATCGCTATTCTCATAGACTTACTGAAAGTCCTTTATACTTTGGAATTGTTGACTTTGATGAAGGATCTGACATTTTTCAATtg TTGCGAATTAATACTGCTCCAGTGTTCATGCATTTTCCAGCAAAGGGTAAACCAAAACCTTTAGATACTATGGACATACAAAGAGTTGGTTTTGCATCAGAAATGATTGCAAAATGGATACAAGAAAGAACTGACGTACAA aTACGAATATTCAGACCACCAAATTATTCTAGTACATTGGCTTTATCTGTCTTATTTGCAATATGctcatcatttttatatgtcAGGCGAAATAACAtggaaatgtttttcaataaaaatttatgggGAGTTTTTTCTGTG CTATTctgtttaaatatgatttctgGACAAATGTGGAATCATATAAGAGGGCCACCACTGATGCATCGTAATCAACAAggcattattacatatattcaCAACTCTTCACAAGGACAGTTCATTGTTGAAACatacatcataattatattga acACAATATTGGTGTTTGGAGCTGTGATAATGATTGATTCTTATACAAAGAAAACGGATTCTAAGACACGTAAAATAATGACTGTTGGCGGTTTAGCAttggttgtatttttattcagcgttattttatctatatttaaatcaaaagcACATGGATATCcttatag cttTTTGATCAAATAA